A window of the Hevea brasiliensis isolate MT/VB/25A 57/8 chromosome 6, ASM3005281v1, whole genome shotgun sequence genome harbors these coding sequences:
- the LOC131180779 gene encoding endochitinase EP3-like — protein sequence MPLITFSVTLFRPISLKMLTHNSMMNLLFTITLAIILAGALPKNVMGQGVSVPDLVTPAFFNGIINQAPAGCAGKNFYSRDAFLKALNSYPQFGKLGSADDSKREVAAFFAHTTHETGYFCNKEEQNVPANENYCDTNFPDYPCTPGKRYFGRGPLQLTWNYNYGAAGKSIGFDGLNNPEIVATDPVISFKTALWYWMQNVRPSVTQGFGATIKAINGAVECNGKEPAKVQARIDLYTKYCGQFGVSPGGNLQC from the exons ATGCCACTCATCACTTTTTCAGTTACTCTATTTAGGCCAATCTCTCTCAAAATGTTAACCCACAACAGCATGATGAACCTTCTGTTTACCATCACCCTGGCAATAATTCTTGCAGGAGCCCTCCCTAAAAATGTCATGGGCCAAGGTGTCTCGGTGCCAGACCTTGTGACACCAGCTTTCTTTAATGGCATAATCAATCAAGCTCCTGCAGGTTGTGCTGGAAAGAACTTCTACTCAAGGGATGCTTTTCTTAAAGCTCTCAATTCATATCCTCAATTTGGAAAATTAGGTTCCGCTGATGATTCTAAACGGGAAGTTGCTGCCTTTTTTGCTCATACCACCCATGAGACTGGAT ATTTCTGCAACAAAGAGGAGCAAAATGTTCCTGCTAATGAGAACTACTGCGATACAAACTTCCCAGATTATCCATGTACCCCAGGCAAGAGATACTTCGGGCGCGGTCCACTTCAACTAACATGGAACTACAACTACGGAGCAGCTGGTAAAAGCATCGGTTTTGATGGGCTGAACAATCCTGAAATTGTGGCCACAGATCCTGTCATATCATTCAAGACTGCCTTATGGTATTGGATGCAAAATGTCCGCCCTTCTGTGACCCAAGGATTTGGAGCTACAATTAAAGCTATTAATGGTGCTGTTGAATGCAATGGAAAAGAACCTGCCAAAGTTCAAGCTAGAATTGATCTCTACACTAAATATTGTGGCCAATTTGGTGTTTCTCCAGGGGGTAATCTCCAATGCTGA